In Deltaproteobacteria bacterium, a genomic segment contains:
- a CDS encoding RlmE family RNA methyltransferase: protein MYERKDALHQRAKREGYRSRAAYKLLELQKRTRAVRRGDVALDLGAWPGGWLQVLADLVGPTGRVVGVDVAAIDPLPAPQITVLRDDVTDPDCAGRVAVALGKRADVVLSDLAPKLTGIAPRDAAQSEILAIATRRIIARVLRPGGTLIMKTLGGREGEAAHAELKKLFRGVRQLGLESTRKGSSELYIVAVDFKP, encoded by the coding sequence GTGTACGAGCGAAAGGACGCGCTGCACCAACGGGCCAAGCGCGAGGGGTACCGCTCGCGCGCGGCCTACAAGCTCCTCGAGCTGCAGAAGCGCACACGCGCCGTTCGACGCGGCGACGTGGCGCTCGACCTCGGGGCGTGGCCGGGCGGCTGGCTGCAGGTCCTGGCGGACCTCGTGGGTCCCACCGGACGCGTCGTCGGCGTCGACGTCGCAGCGATCGACCCCTTGCCAGCTCCGCAGATCACGGTGCTCCGCGACGACGTCACCGACCCCGACTGCGCGGGGCGCGTCGCCGTCGCGCTCGGAAAGCGCGCGGACGTCGTGCTCTCGGACCTCGCCCCGAAGCTCACCGGCATCGCGCCGCGCGACGCGGCGCAGTCGGAGATCCTCGCCATCGCGACGCGCCGGATCATCGCCCGCGTGCTCCGGCCCGGCGGGACCCTCATCATGAAGACCCTCGGCGGCCGCGAGGGAGAGGCCGCGCACGCTGAGCTCAAGAAACTCTTCCGCGGCGTCCGCCAGCTCGGTCTCGAGTCCACCCGCAAAGGTTCATCGGAGCTGTATATCGTCGCCGTGGATTTCAAACCCTGA
- a CDS encoding UvrD-helicase domain-containing protein: protein MHGEGPLLVLAGAGSGKTRVITTRVATLVADGTSPRSILALTFTNKAAAEMRHRLGAMVGGRVGELWMSTFHSAAAQILRRHVHHLGYTSTFSIFDEQDCAKLLRQCLAEEGIGEQAGTPAAIAWAIDRAKNEGLDPEALARRPLSGDVVVRVYRCYQRLLKRQNAVDFGDLIMLAARVLREQPEVLARYRTRLRHVLVDEYQDTNRAQYALLRLLAGGERPNLCVVGDDDQSIYGWRGAEIRNILDFERDFPDATVIRLEQNYRSTKTILAAAGAVVANNSDRKGKTLWTANPQGAPVTVAVAEDDLAEARMVMAEVRRLVNAGRRLHDVVVFYRTNAQSRAIEEAAMRAAMPYTIVGGIRFYERKEIKDLLAYLRVLMNPADEASLERIINTPTRGIGDQTVSALRLAAREADVPITELLRRATPIPGLASTSAGRVRVFADLLDQLCTTLDGVSLATVLERLLELTSYRERLDDTEGERTSRGENIDELLAVARDFDERSPVDEAARARLGRFLEEAALVTDWDRTAEARDRLTLMTLHTSKGLEFPVVFVLGMEEGIFPHQRTLEDPQALEEERRVCYVGMTRARAELYLFRAERRLRFGTISERPPSRFLEEIPEQYVKVARAAEKPFRRLPSVPSTPSGPVMDYSYSQEAPEAFGGNGCLPPGTKVRHPTFGVGIVRRSEGRGEQEKLLVQFARAGTKKLIRRFANLEIVGEVDDGGASERPAPTYSR, encoded by the coding sequence ATGCACGGCGAGGGCCCGCTGCTCGTGCTCGCCGGGGCGGGGAGCGGGAAGACGCGCGTCATCACGACCCGCGTCGCGACGCTCGTCGCCGACGGCACGTCGCCCCGCTCCATCCTCGCGCTCACCTTCACGAACAAAGCTGCTGCCGAGATGCGGCACCGGCTCGGCGCGATGGTCGGCGGCCGGGTCGGCGAGCTCTGGATGAGCACGTTTCACAGCGCCGCGGCGCAGATCCTGCGTCGGCACGTCCATCACCTCGGATACACCAGCACCTTCTCGATCTTCGACGAGCAGGATTGCGCGAAGCTGCTGCGCCAATGCCTCGCCGAGGAGGGCATCGGCGAGCAGGCGGGAACACCGGCGGCGATCGCGTGGGCGATCGACCGCGCGAAGAACGAAGGCCTCGACCCGGAGGCCTTGGCGCGCCGGCCGCTCTCGGGCGACGTCGTCGTGCGCGTTTACCGGTGCTACCAGCGCCTCCTGAAACGACAGAACGCCGTTGATTTCGGCGATCTCATCATGCTGGCGGCCCGGGTACTACGCGAGCAGCCCGAGGTTCTGGCACGCTATCGCACGCGCCTGCGCCACGTGCTCGTCGACGAGTACCAGGACACGAACCGGGCGCAGTACGCATTGCTGCGGCTGCTCGCGGGCGGGGAGCGTCCGAACCTGTGCGTCGTCGGAGACGACGACCAGTCGATCTACGGGTGGCGCGGGGCGGAGATCCGTAACATCCTGGACTTCGAGCGCGACTTTCCGGACGCGACGGTCATCCGCCTGGAGCAGAACTATCGCTCCACCAAGACCATCCTCGCGGCGGCGGGTGCGGTGGTCGCCAACAACAGCGATCGCAAGGGCAAGACGCTCTGGACCGCCAACCCGCAGGGAGCCCCGGTGACCGTCGCCGTCGCCGAGGACGACCTCGCCGAGGCGCGGATGGTCATGGCGGAAGTTCGTCGGCTGGTGAACGCGGGGCGGCGCCTCCACGACGTCGTCGTCTTCTATCGGACGAACGCGCAGTCGCGGGCGATCGAAGAAGCCGCCATGCGCGCCGCCATGCCCTACACGATCGTCGGCGGCATACGCTTCTACGAGCGCAAGGAGATCAAGGACCTGCTCGCGTACCTGCGCGTGCTCATGAATCCCGCCGACGAGGCGAGCCTCGAGCGCATCATCAACACGCCGACGCGCGGTATTGGCGACCAGACCGTTTCGGCGCTGCGGCTCGCCGCGCGGGAGGCCGACGTTCCGATCACCGAGCTCCTCCGGCGCGCGACGCCGATCCCCGGCCTCGCGTCGACGTCGGCGGGTCGGGTGCGCGTCTTCGCCGACTTGTTGGACCAACTATGCACGACCCTCGACGGGGTCTCGCTCGCCACGGTGCTCGAACGCCTCCTCGAGCTCACGTCCTACCGCGAGCGTCTCGACGATACGGAAGGCGAACGGACGTCGCGGGGGGAGAACATCGACGAGCTCCTCGCCGTCGCGCGCGACTTTGACGAGCGCTCGCCCGTGGACGAAGCGGCCCGGGCGCGCCTCGGACGCTTTCTCGAGGAGGCGGCGCTCGTCACCGACTGGGATCGCACGGCCGAAGCGCGCGATCGCTTGACGCTCATGACGCTCCATACGTCCAAGGGCCTCGAGTTCCCGGTCGTTTTCGTGCTCGGCATGGAGGAGGGCATCTTTCCGCACCAGCGGACGCTCGAAGATCCGCAGGCGCTCGAGGAAGAGCGTCGTGTCTGTTACGTCGGCATGACGCGCGCGCGCGCGGAGCTCTATCTCTTCCGCGCCGAGCGCCGCCTTCGCTTCGGCACCATCAGCGAGCGGCCGCCGTCCCGATTCCTCGAGGAGATCCCCGAACAGTACGTGAAGGTGGCGAGGGCCGCCGAGAAGCCGTTCCGGCGTCTCCCGAGCGTGCCGAGCACTCCGAGCGGCCCCGTCATGGACTACAGCTACAGCCAGGAAGCACCGGAGGCCTTCGGCGGGAACGGGTGCCTACCGCCGGGAACCAAGGTGCGTCACCCGACGTTCGGCGTCGGGATCGTACGGCGCAGCGAGGGACGCGGCGAGCAGGAGAAGCTGCTGGTGCAGTTCGCACGCGCGGGCACGAAGAAGCTCATCCGACGCTTCGCGAACCTCGAGATCGTCGGCGAAGTCGACGACGGCGGGGCGAGCGAGCGCCCGGCGCCGACCTACTCGCGGTAG
- a CDS encoding 2-oxo acid dehydrogenase subunit E2 translates to MGRLFEPAQQLTSWRRLAPHVWDRPHDPTVYGVMDLVVDRALPYLDALSGVSGTKVRMTHLVTKALALGIQRMPQANGIVTRRRIALRKDVDIFLQVATEGGRDLSGTKLTRVDAMPLAEIARELATRAARVRRHADPGVERTKSLVHRLPNALLGLTVRAMEFLLYDLQLDLSRLGIESDQFGSAMVSNIGNFEGFGMSFALAPLVPMSRCPIVVLIGEVQKKPVVEGDRIVARSVVTLGCTFDHRMIDGAQGTAIAAVLRRVVEDPEKELGPVPARTTSSDSATGTAR, encoded by the coding sequence ATGGGGAGGCTCTTCGAACCCGCACAGCAACTGACGAGCTGGCGCCGTCTGGCGCCGCACGTCTGGGATCGTCCCCACGACCCGACGGTCTACGGGGTGATGGACCTGGTGGTCGATCGCGCCCTGCCGTACCTGGACGCGTTGAGCGGCGTCTCCGGCACGAAGGTCCGCATGACGCACCTCGTGACCAAGGCGCTCGCGCTCGGCATCCAGCGCATGCCGCAGGCGAACGGGATCGTGACCCGACGCCGGATCGCTCTCCGAAAGGACGTCGATATCTTCCTGCAGGTCGCGACCGAGGGCGGCCGTGACCTCTCGGGCACGAAGCTCACGAGGGTCGACGCCATGCCGCTCGCCGAGATCGCGCGCGAGCTCGCCACCCGCGCGGCGCGCGTCCGACGCCACGCGGATCCCGGCGTGGAGCGCACCAAGAGCCTCGTGCACCGCCTTCCCAACGCGCTGCTCGGTCTGACCGTGCGCGCGATGGAGTTCCTCCTCTACGATCTCCAGCTCGACCTCTCGCGTCTCGGTATCGAGTCCGACCAGTTCGGGAGCGCCATGGTCTCGAACATCGGCAACTTCGAGGGGTTCGGCATGAGCTTCGCCCTCGCTCCGCTCGTGCCGATGAGCCGCTGCCCGATCGTCGTTCTCATCGGCGAGGTGCAGAAGAAGCCGGTCGTCGAGGGCGACCGCATCGTCGCGCGTTCGGTCGTGACGCTCGGCTGCACGTTCGACCACCGGATGATCGACGGAGCCCAGGGTACGGCGATCGCGGCCGTGCTCCGGCGGGTGGTGGAAGATCCGGAGAAGGAGCTTGGTCCCGTGCCGGCGCGTACGACGTCGTCCGACTCCGCGACCGGCACGGCGCGCTAG
- a CDS encoding polyphenol oxidase family protein, with translation MANAYPLRVPAWREISGLVHGFLGRAHGLPAGAFTTHDVRDALARAGEAPCPVAAARQVHGATVLSPEDVPLAREDGVGIVADDLPEGDVWVSASADVVLTIRTADCVPILLVAPRARAVAAVHAGWRGALDGAIEAALAALAARYDARPEDVSAAIGPAIDGCCYAFGSEHVAAFEARFGPEVGAAWRREGEASFLDLRTVCRRALERARVPRDAIHVLGPCTAGHPDELHSYRRDGAHAGRQLSYIGWRSRA, from the coding sequence GTGGCGAACGCCTACCCGCTGAGGGTTCCCGCATGGCGCGAGATCTCCGGCCTCGTTCACGGGTTCCTCGGTCGCGCACACGGCTTGCCTGCGGGCGCCTTCACGACCCACGACGTACGCGACGCGCTGGCGCGCGCTGGCGAGGCGCCTTGCCCCGTCGCGGCGGCGCGCCAGGTCCACGGCGCGACCGTGTTGTCCCCCGAGGATGTCCCGCTCGCGCGCGAGGACGGCGTCGGGATCGTGGCCGACGACCTTCCCGAGGGAGACGTCTGGGTGAGCGCGTCGGCCGACGTGGTGCTGACGATCCGCACCGCCGACTGCGTGCCGATCCTCCTGGTGGCGCCGCGCGCGCGCGCCGTCGCCGCGGTGCACGCCGGGTGGCGCGGCGCGCTCGACGGCGCGATCGAGGCGGCGCTCGCCGCGCTGGCGGCTCGGTACGATGCCCGCCCCGAGGACGTGTCGGCGGCGATCGGACCCGCGATCGACGGCTGCTGCTACGCGTTCGGCAGCGAGCACGTCGCCGCGTTCGAAGCGCGCTTCGGTCCCGAGGTCGGCGCGGCATGGCGTCGCGAGGGCGAGGCGTCGTTCCTCGATCTCCGCACCGTCTGCCGGCGCGCGCTCGAGCGGGCGCGCGTGCCCCGCGACGCGATCCACGTGCTCGGTCCGTGCACCGCCGGCCACCCGGACGAGCTGCATTCCTACCGGCGCGACGGCGCGCACGCCGGACGCCAACTGAGCTACATCGGCTGGCGATCCCGCGCCTGA
- a CDS encoding site-2 protease family protein has translation MTPPAWVSAETPARRSRLRPIHVGLFFATLFTTTLAGSFQAGVNPFEDWRLLARGLPFSATLMGILLVHEMGHFVMSRIHGVEATPPYFIPGPPFLVGTFGAFIRMHTPTSRKALFDVGAAGPWAGFLVAIPAVFYGLTLSEVRPLAPTSESLMLGESMVFVWLARAALGVSPSDATILLHPIALAGWFGLFVTFLNLLPIGQLDGGHVVYALLGRRHRLVARAGLLVIVGLAFLGWQGWVMWAILVTMLGLDHPSTIDDTPLDPARRVAAWLTIALFGVTFMPVPIAIS, from the coding sequence GTGACGCCTCCGGCGTGGGTATCCGCAGAGACACCCGCACGCCGCAGCCGGCTCCGCCCGATCCACGTCGGACTCTTCTTCGCGACGCTCTTCACGACGACGCTCGCGGGGAGCTTCCAGGCGGGCGTGAACCCGTTCGAGGACTGGCGGCTGCTCGCGCGCGGTCTGCCCTTCTCGGCGACGCTCATGGGCATCCTGCTCGTGCATGAAATGGGTCACTTCGTGATGTCGCGCATCCACGGTGTCGAGGCGACCCCGCCCTATTTCATTCCCGGTCCGCCCTTCCTCGTCGGAACCTTCGGAGCGTTCATCCGCATGCACACACCGACGTCGCGCAAGGCGCTCTTCGACGTCGGCGCGGCAGGACCGTGGGCGGGATTCCTGGTCGCGATTCCGGCGGTGTTCTACGGGCTGACGCTCTCCGAAGTGCGCCCCCTCGCGCCCACGAGCGAGAGCCTCATGCTCGGCGAGTCGATGGTGTTCGTATGGCTCGCGCGCGCGGCGCTCGGCGTCTCGCCGTCCGACGCGACGATCTTGCTGCACCCGATCGCGCTCGCGGGGTGGTTCGGTCTCTTCGTGACGTTCCTGAATCTCCTGCCGATCGGCCAGCTCGACGGCGGGCACGTCGTCTATGCTCTGCTCGGACGCCGGCACCGCCTGGTCGCGCGCGCCGGCCTCCTGGTCATCGTCGGGCTCGCGTTTCTCGGCTGGCAGGGTTGGGTCATGTGGGCGATCCTGGTCACGATGCTCGGGCTCGATCATCCCTCGACGATCGACGACACGCCGCTCGACCCGGCGCGGCGCGTCGCCGCGTGGCTCACGATCGCGCTCTTCGGCGTGACGTTCATGCCGGTACCGATCGCGATCTCCTGA
- a CDS encoding SAM-dependent chlorinase/fluorinase has translation MAASARKSSPPAATVVTLTSDFGTRDAFVGIMKGVILRTAPAARLVDLTHDVPPQNVLAGAYALAGAARWFPRGTIHVAVVDPGVGARRRALLVETTNAWFVGPDNGLLSLAAPAAAVRRVFDVSRSPVRLRPVSRTFHGRDVFAPVAAALAAGVDPRTLGTPLRAIARLRTPAPRRHGGKLVGTVLWADGFGNLATNVGRAHLARAAFLGRRLSITIEGHVLPFRPSYASVPAGRALALVNSSDVLEIAVNRGSAAERFDVRPGTTVTVERV, from the coding sequence ATGGCGGCAAGCGCAAGAAAAAGTAGTCCGCCGGCGGCGACGGTCGTCACGCTGACGAGCGATTTCGGAACGCGCGACGCGTTCGTCGGTATCATGAAAGGCGTGATCCTGCGGACGGCGCCAGCCGCCCGTCTGGTCGATCTGACGCACGACGTACCGCCGCAGAACGTGCTCGCGGGCGCGTACGCACTCGCCGGCGCCGCGCGCTGGTTCCCGCGCGGCACGATCCACGTCGCCGTGGTGGACCCGGGCGTCGGCGCACGGCGCCGCGCACTCCTCGTCGAGACCACCAACGCGTGGTTCGTCGGTCCCGACAACGGCCTCCTGAGCCTCGCCGCGCCCGCCGCCGCGGTCCGCCGCGTCTTCGACGTGTCGCGCTCGCCCGTGCGCCTCCGTCCGGTGAGCCGGACCTTCCATGGTCGTGACGTCTTCGCGCCGGTCGCGGCGGCGCTCGCCGCCGGCGTCGATCCGCGGACGCTCGGCACACCGCTCCGCGCGATCGCGCGCCTGCGGACGCCCGCGCCCCGGCGTCACGGCGGAAAGCTCGTCGGGACGGTGCTGTGGGCGGACGGCTTCGGCAACCTCGCGACGAACGTCGGCCGCGCCCATCTCGCGCGCGCGGCCTTCCTGGGCCGGAGGCTTTCCATTACGATCGAGGGGCACGTGCTCCCGTTTCGGCCATCGTACGCGAGCGTGCCCGCCGGGCGCGCACTTGCGCTCGTCAACAGCTCCGATGTGCTCGAGATCGCCGTGAATCGCGGCTCCGCCGCCGAGCGGTTCGACGTCCGTCCGGGCACGACCGTCACCGTGGAGCGCGTGTAG
- a CDS encoding D-sedoheptulose 7-phosphate isomerase → MRKIFADSLAAKRTFLREHGARIAPVADLIVARFAEGSKLMLFGNGGSAADAQHLAAEFTNRFMIERPPLPAIALTTDTSALTSIANDYGYDETFSKQVEALGKPGDVAMAFSTSGNSPNVLRGVEACRRLGVHTVGLTGGNGGKLRTQVDHWLNVSASREAARIQETHILIGHAICQLVDAALYGGKRKKK, encoded by the coding sequence ATCCGCAAGATCTTCGCGGACAGCCTCGCCGCCAAGCGCACGTTCCTGCGCGAGCACGGCGCACGCATCGCACCCGTCGCCGACCTGATCGTAGCGCGCTTCGCCGAGGGCTCGAAGCTGATGCTCTTCGGGAATGGCGGCAGCGCGGCCGACGCGCAGCACCTCGCCGCCGAGTTCACGAACCGCTTCATGATCGAGCGCCCGCCGCTTCCGGCGATCGCCCTCACCACCGACACGTCGGCGCTCACCTCGATCGCGAACGACTACGGCTACGACGAGACGTTCTCGAAACAGGTCGAGGCGCTCGGGAAGCCCGGCGATGTCGCGATGGCGTTCTCCACGAGCGGCAATTCGCCGAACGTGCTCCGCGGCGTCGAGGCGTGCCGCCGTCTCGGCGTCCACACGGTGGGGCTCACCGGCGGGAACGGCGGCAAGCTCCGGACGCAGGTCGACCATTGGCTGAACGTGTCGGCGAGCCGCGAGGCCGCGCGCATCCAGGAGACGCACATCCTGATCGGCCACGCGATCTGCCAACTGGTGGATGCCGCGCTCTATGGCGGCAAGCGCAAGAAAAAGTAG
- a CDS encoding helix-turn-helix domain-containing protein yields the protein MSRPENQRRLRGKDSGRGDADIAREQLLDVKQAATMLGVRPGTLYQWAYKRRIPVVKLFGRRGALRFRLSDVAQLIQDSVRPARPSSDETR from the coding sequence ATGTCGCGCCCTGAGAACCAGCGTCGGTTGCGTGGCAAAGACTCGGGTCGCGGCGATGCCGACATCGCACGTGAACAGCTGCTCGACGTTAAGCAGGCGGCCACGATGCTCGGCGTCCGGCCGGGCACGCTCTACCAGTGGGCGTACAAGCGGCGGATTCCTGTGGTGAAACTCTTCGGTCGACGGGGCGCGCTCCGGTTTCGCTTGAGTGACGTGGCGCAACTGATCCAGGATTCCGTGCGCCCGGCGCGACCGTCCTCGGACGAGACGCGGTGA
- a CDS encoding type IV secretion system DNA-binding domain-containing protein has product MAEKVPTNPTPQFLNAPGDVYDLGDKPTIQRYPLLYSPKSTSQLNTARLPPLAAMRDMDLAYREQALSTETLARETLSLLLFLAIVAHLLAWGMVLLDQLIPITWAYALAMSVGGAATVTLVLTRRATALGIVWRLGGPLAFAALAHLLSFILPSRLLGSLILAGLTFGAFAVEGAAPCRFYQAWLTTHPRLRPETRATLQPAGGAPDYRLLAIVLAIAVGVPMLSASAAIVSLYVLAFSRLAPHRFGLRLVPVAREVLVQFLHYGAQSTHAPGIWQAPTTLRRRIATVCLLLLPLFVTLAEALCLYAPNDILWFGASGHYTAAALRELLHDSPVRWLEVFFYLLRDGSPLWVFILPVALIIALTLPLVLLLAVYARPLLEAAEQRDRIEGVRNADGTWTSGLDEDGRTEWQWYVDRLRISPHVAPDPLGGTVHEAHHLFLGVEPNFKFPVLLDRDVLHEHAYICGETGSGKTSLGVMPLVLQLLRGGEPRDGQHGPPRPPMVILDLKGDPAFFHTLREECATLKIPFRFFTPEKDRASHYFNPFTSLKTTSRSLPQLCQLILDSLALSHGEGYGRSYYSRQSRYALLSVLQKNPNIDSFDALYKELEALKREKKDVFELISTIHALTFYPQLLTTAATPPAADSVIDMARVLEERQVVYFWLPAALESISVREIGKLALYALLTAAIDRQRAGAEERKALLVIDEFQRLAGENFKIILEQARSFGVAAMLANQTQADLDTPSGDLRPTVRTNTRLKLYFSVSEPTEVRALMEMSGEEVALMSSFTSGYSPQGSTSSATWAEIVKPRLTRNDIIGATDHPLHAIAQISRGSGYSQFGGLPIPVRTTWPLTRDTYDARATAAWPTPTPHLSVGTKAVDTIERERVEEAAAVAAAQKAKLQKLLASKAEKS; this is encoded by the coding sequence ATGGCTGAGAAGGTGCCGACGAATCCGACGCCGCAATTCCTAAATGCCCCCGGCGATGTCTACGACCTCGGCGACAAGCCGACGATTCAACGCTACCCGCTACTCTACAGTCCGAAATCCACATCGCAGCTGAACACGGCGCGACTGCCGCCCCTTGCGGCGATGCGCGACATGGACCTCGCCTACCGAGAGCAGGCCCTCTCCACCGAAACGCTTGCTCGCGAGACACTCTCACTCCTGCTCTTCCTCGCCATCGTCGCCCATCTGCTGGCGTGGGGGATGGTGCTCCTCGACCAGCTGATTCCGATCACTTGGGCCTATGCGCTTGCGATGTCGGTTGGTGGCGCCGCGACGGTCACGTTGGTGCTCACGCGTCGTGCGACGGCGCTTGGCATCGTCTGGCGTTTGGGGGGACCGCTCGCCTTCGCGGCGCTCGCGCATCTCCTGAGTTTCATCCTGCCAAGTCGTCTACTCGGAAGCCTCATCCTGGCCGGCCTGACCTTCGGTGCGTTTGCCGTCGAGGGTGCAGCGCCGTGCCGCTTCTATCAGGCCTGGCTTACAACTCATCCCCGGTTGCGTCCGGAGACCCGCGCGACCTTGCAGCCGGCAGGCGGTGCCCCCGACTACCGTCTATTGGCCATCGTTCTCGCGATTGCCGTGGGTGTGCCGATGCTCTCAGCGAGCGCGGCGATTGTAAGCCTCTACGTGCTCGCCTTCTCGCGCCTGGCGCCGCATCGTTTTGGGCTGCGGCTCGTGCCCGTCGCCCGGGAAGTACTCGTCCAGTTTCTGCACTACGGTGCGCAGTCGACGCACGCTCCGGGTATCTGGCAAGCGCCCACGACCCTTCGACGACGTATCGCCACCGTGTGTTTGCTCCTCTTGCCGCTTTTCGTCACGCTCGCGGAAGCCCTCTGTCTGTATGCGCCGAACGACATCCTGTGGTTTGGAGCATCAGGGCATTACACGGCCGCTGCACTCCGCGAGCTGCTCCATGACTCTCCGGTGCGCTGGCTCGAAGTGTTCTTCTATTTGCTCCGCGACGGAAGCCCGCTCTGGGTCTTCATCCTTCCCGTGGCGCTCATCATTGCCCTCACGCTGCCGCTGGTGCTGCTCCTCGCCGTGTATGCTCGTCCGCTGCTCGAAGCTGCGGAGCAGCGCGACCGAATCGAAGGCGTCCGCAACGCTGACGGGACCTGGACATCAGGTCTTGATGAGGATGGACGCACCGAATGGCAGTGGTACGTAGACCGGCTCCGCATCTCCCCGCACGTGGCGCCTGACCCGCTCGGCGGTACGGTGCACGAGGCCCACCACCTGTTTCTCGGCGTCGAACCCAACTTCAAGTTCCCAGTGCTGTTGGACCGAGACGTCCTTCACGAACACGCCTACATCTGTGGCGAAACGGGAAGCGGGAAGACGAGTCTCGGCGTCATGCCGCTTGTCCTCCAACTGCTTCGTGGCGGCGAGCCGCGGGACGGCCAGCATGGTCCGCCCCGGCCCCCGATGGTGATCCTCGACCTCAAGGGAGACCCGGCGTTCTTCCACACGCTGCGCGAGGAATGCGCGACGCTCAAGATTCCGTTTCGGTTCTTTACCCCCGAAAAGGACCGGGCATCCCACTACTTCAATCCGTTCACGTCCTTGAAGACGACCTCACGCTCGTTGCCGCAGCTCTGCCAGCTGATTCTCGACTCGCTCGCCCTCTCGCACGGCGAGGGCTATGGGCGCTCGTACTACTCGCGCCAAAGTCGGTACGCGCTCTTGAGCGTCCTCCAAAAGAACCCGAACATTGATTCCTTCGACGCGCTCTACAAGGAGCTCGAAGCGCTGAAGCGTGAGAAGAAGGATGTCTTCGAGCTCATCTCCACGATTCACGCCCTGACGTTCTATCCGCAGCTCTTGACGACGGCAGCGACACCACCCGCAGCCGACTCGGTCATCGACATGGCGCGAGTCTTGGAGGAGCGTCAGGTCGTGTATTTCTGGCTGCCGGCGGCGCTCGAAAGCATCAGTGTGCGCGAGATTGGGAAGCTCGCTCTCTATGCCCTGCTCACCGCGGCGATCGACCGCCAGCGCGCCGGCGCCGAGGAGCGCAAGGCCCTGCTCGTCATCGACGAATTTCAGCGACTCGCCGGGGAGAATTTCAAAATCATCCTTGAGCAGGCGCGGAGCTTTGGCGTCGCCGCGATGCTCGCGAACCAGACGCAAGCAGACCTCGACACGCCGAGCGGTGACCTCCGGCCGACTGTCCGCACGAATACGCGCCTCAAACTCTACTTCAGCGTGAGCGAACCGACGGAAGTGCGTGCGCTCATGGAGATGTCCGGGGAAGAGGTCGCCCTGATGTCCTCGTTCACGAGCGGGTATTCGCCGCAGGGCTCGACGTCCTCAGCGACGTGGGCGGAAATCGTGAAGCCGCGTCTCACCCGGAACGACATCATCGGCGCGACTGACCACCCGCTCCACGCCATTGCCCAGATTTCCCGTGGAAGCGGGTACTCGCAGTTCGGGGGCTTGCCGATTCCGGTCCGTACGACGTGGCCGCTCACTCGCGATACCTACGATGCCCGCGCCACGGCAGCCTGGCCGACACCGACACCGCACCTGTCCGTTGGCACCAAGGCGGTCGACACCATCGAACGCGAGCGCGTCGAGGAGGCCGCGGCGGTTGCGGCGGCGCAGAAGGCGAAGCTCCAAAAGCTCCTTGCCTCCAAAGCCGAAAAGAGCTGA
- a CDS encoding JAB domain-containing protein, producing the protein MNTPRVATKEGRAATGRPPRALYHRVTLVRDSGERYSEPLRTSSDVYRLFAEDAGTWDRERFLVLALDGKNRLLGAETLSVGTLTASLVHPREVMKSLILSNAAAFILLHNHPSGDPTPSAEDRAITQRLKEVGDVFGMRLLDHVIVGSARYCSMSDEAIL; encoded by the coding sequence GTGAACACGCCTCGCGTGGCAACGAAGGAGGGGAGGGCGGCCACGGGCCGCCCTCCGCGGGCGCTCTATCACCGGGTGACGTTGGTCCGCGATTCCGGCGAGCGTTACTCGGAGCCGCTCAGGACGTCGAGCGACGTCTACCGGCTGTTTGCCGAGGACGCAGGCACCTGGGACCGAGAGCGATTTCTGGTGCTGGCACTCGACGGAAAGAATCGGCTCCTCGGGGCCGAGACCCTGTCAGTGGGCACGCTCACCGCGTCGTTGGTCCATCCCCGGGAGGTGATGAAGAGTCTGATTCTTTCAAATGCCGCGGCCTTCATTCTGCTCCACAACCACCCGAGCGGCGACCCAACCCCGTCCGCCGAGGACCGGGCGATTACCCAGCGGCTGAAGGAGGTCGGCGACGTCTTCGGCATGCGACTCCTCGACCACGTCATTGTCGGAAGTGCCCGATATTGCTCAATGTCAGACGAGGCCATTTTGTAG